CACCGCGCCGAGCCCTTCCCGGTGTTGAGCCGTGCGATTCACAGGTCCGGTCGGGTCACCGTCGTGTACGTCGACCTGGGACCTTGTTCGTCCCGGGAGCGAGAAGCCCTGACGTGGCTTGACGGACCGGAGCGGGCCCGGCGGCGCCAGTTCGCGCGGTCGGTGCCGCGACGCGAGTTCACTCTCTGCCGCGCGGCGCTTCGAGCGCTGCTCTGCCGGGAACTCGACTGCGGCAACGAAGAACTCTCCTTCGGGGCCTCCGATCATGGCAAGCCGTTCGCGCTAGTCGGAGGGCTTCCCGCGCCTGTCTCCTTCAACGTCAGCCACAGTGGCCGGCATGGCCTGATCGCGATCGCGCCACGCGGGCGCATCGGCGTGGATGTGGAAGACCGGAAAGCGCGGCGCGACATGGACGATGACATCCGCCTTCTCTTCGCGCCCGGAGAACAGGCGGGACTCGCATCCGCCGAAGGAGACCGCAAGACCGACCTGTTCTACAGCCTCTGGACGATGAAGGAGGCGCTGGTCAAGGCGGCCGGCGTCGGCCTGAGGATCGACACGACGAGCTTCGAGATTCCGTCGGCGATGAGTCGGGACGCGACCAGTTGTGTTGTGCGCCTTCCTGTGACGCCCTCGGTCAGGTGGCGTCTGGAGAACCTCGGCAACCGGCGCTACGCCGCGGCGCTCGCCGTGGAGGACCTGCCGGCGGCGGACGCCGCGGACAGTGGCGAGCCGCAGGTCGCGTAGGCGGGAGCGGAGGCGGTAGCCCGTTGACTGTCTGGGAAGTACCCGAGCCCCTTGCCGTC
This portion of the Acidobacteriota bacterium genome encodes:
- a CDS encoding 4'-phosphopantetheinyl transferase superfamily protein, producing the protein MLSRAIHRSGRVTVVYVDLGPCSSREREALTWLDGPERARRRQFARSVPRREFTLCRAALRALLCRELDCGNEELSFGASDHGKPFALVGGLPAPVSFNVSHSGRHGLIAIAPRGRIGVDVEDRKARRDMDDDIRLLFAPGEQAGLASAEGDRKTDLFYSLWTMKEALVKAAGVGLRIDTTSFEIPSAMSRDATSCVVRLPVTPSVRWRLENLGNRRYAAALAVEDLPAADAADSGEPQVA